The segment ATAATCCGGACTGCAAATACTATTTCATTGATTCTCAGCTCGACAATGTCCTCTGGCTGTTTAAAACTCCTATCTGTTATAAGTCTAAATATCAacagcatctctctccatcttgttACCTTGTCCTTCTGGGAAACCAAATTAACTACAGATATGCAGCATCTCTTTAAAGTACCTAATTACAATGCCTACACTAACAACCTATCCTGCCAAagtatgtgtgtggaggggggggtggggcttGTATGTGAGGAATTGCCTGCATTCACAACTACGGCCAGAGTTAATTAGTATGGAGCATTGCTTGGAAAAGTCTTTTTTTATGGAAATTAAAAATCAAGATGTAAATCTGGTGATTGGCGTAGTTTCCAGACGACCTCACGCGGATTTTAAACATTCCTTTGATAAAATGAAAgacatgatagaaataatgagtgAAGAAAACAAACATTGTATTTTTACAGGTGATTTTAATGTAGAATTACTCGAGAATGTAACAGATTCTAATGCTCAAGACTTCGTAACCCTATTCAATTCAAAATTGTTTTCTACGTCTGTTACCAAACCTACACGCTTATATGTAAAACGGCCGATTACATATGGGGATCATCTCACGAAAGTGATTCGCTCTGCCCGCAGCAAATATTATACAGAGAAATTTAAGACTAACTCAAATAACTGCAGGGACACCTGGATGGTCATCAATTCAATTCTGAACAGAAATAATACATCTCAGAATCAAACgatagaagtagaggaagatCAATCTCGAGATTCTGTTCAAATTTCTCACTACATCAATAATTATTTCGTTAAAGTTGTACATAACTTCATTAACAATGTCACTCATCCATTCATTAGTTTCATAAATTTCATGGGGCCTTTAATCTTTAAATCTTTAAATCCCGAAACCGAATCCGAACTCTCTGAGTGAATCACCTGAACAATTCTGCCCCCGGTTATGATGGCATCTCAGCACCAATTATTAAATCCACTTTGCATGCCATTTCCCGTCCCCTGCGCCGCTTGTACAACACTTCACTTACTACGGGTATATAGCCCGTTAAACTCAAGACGGCAAAAGTTACTCCGGTTCACAAATCAGGTTGCAAAACTAATATTCATAACTACAGACCAGCATCAGTTCTACCCGTAATAAGTAAAATTATggaataaataatttatattagaCTGGAAAATTATCTCATACGCAACAGCACTCTGCCAGATTGCCAGTTTGGATTTACAAGgaataaaacaacagaaatggCTGGTATGTCATTTACAAACCATATCCTTTGATAATACCGAATTCACTATTACTGTATTTCTAGATTTATCTAAAGGCTTTTGATACGGTTAATCACCCAATTCTACTCTCAAAACTATCTCATGACGATGTCAAGGGCTCTGCTGACCGCTTGTTTCATTCATATCTGTCAAATAGAAAACAGTTCGTTTCATATAATGGATCAAACTCAGATTGCCTTCCATTATCTTATGGTGTACCTATATAACTTGCCACTATCAGTAATTGCATTTCTTAAAACAAACTGACGCTAAACATTGTTAAATCtcataaagttatatataatcGTAATAAGCAACTGCCTCCTAAACTTTTGCTGTCAAGGAAAACTGAAACCCAATTTCTTGGAGTAATCATTGACGATAAATTGTCGTAGAAAGGCCATGCGAACAGTATTCGTctaaaatgtttgtttttctcaCTATGAATACCCGTAAATGGATCTATTTTCATGAATTCATCCACATCTAACATACCGCAACACTGTCTGGGGAGCTATCAGTGAAGCCACATTTAAAGCCCGTTATCCCTGCCCAAAAACGAGTAATCCGAATTGCTAGATTAGGCAAAAGTGACTTACTTTTCTACATTGAAACTATTGAAACTGAGAGATATGATACTTGTGCTCTCTTCATTTTTCAATGTATCAATATCTACGAAAATAACTTATTCCGGTACAGAATGATTGAAGATATCCTCTGCGATCAAACTCACTGTTAAAGCACCAAACTGTAGGCTCAAACTATTCAAagacatgtattttatattataagtGTATGGAATAATCTGCCCTCACGTCTCCATAATGCCCCATCATTACTGTAACTCAAGAAATCGTCTAAAACCCATCTATTATATATGTCAGAGAAAATTCTGATGTTTAGGACGTATGTACTTATGCATCTGTATGAATGCTTGTATATGTCTACAAATGTGTCTATGTACTAcatttgtagatatatgtgtatgtatatatgcaaatgtatacaaggttaatgtaaacatatatgtatgtgtgtgtatatatatatatacattaaatatatatatatatatatatatatatatatatatatatatgtatgtatatatatatatatatatatatatatatgtacgtatgtaaacaggtgtatatatgtgtatgtgtgtgtgtgtgtgtgtgtatgtatatgtatgtatatatatatatatatatatatatatatatatatacatatatatatatatatgcatatgtatgtgtatatgtatatatatgtgtgtatatatatgtatatatgttagtttttttaatgaatattataatttattacaaCATAGTCCGATTTACTAGTCTGTTCTTTGGGAtataaactatattatatattctatcttTATCACTGCCATCGTCTCCAATCCACCTGTGACTGGAATAACTGAGTCTAAGACTTTAAATGCACATAATTCCCTTGTAATAAGGTGCCTCCTTGAGAGAGcttgtgttctcaggaggctcagctattctatttttattttgcgtATGTCAAATTGTCTTTATGTATATGGGTTAAATAAacgttatcactatcagtatcaggctcgtcataaaaaaagaaaaaaatatgataatgaatagaaaaaaatagatggaataaaaggaaattataaagataaaatagatGAGAATTAAATTGActtttttcacacacaaacacatagatttaACTTTATAACTCCTGAACcattttacataaataaaaaataaacacatcttAAGCCTCAAcagtttttaaaaaattataaaaagaaaagagaaaaacaaaatccatCTCTGCttactgtatgtatttatttatcttaccaTAATATAATGTCTTACTTTCCTCATTTTTGAATCATTAAGTGAACTGTGATACCGCTGTGTACACTCGGCAGTAAGTcctttagattattatttttttaacagaatCATTCCTCGAAATGTTTTCACAGCCAAGTTGtttaacttgatttttttttttttttttttttttttttgttctaagtATGAgatattatactttttttctcaaCATAAAAAAAcgggtattactattattacatgtacatcaaagtttttttgttttgtttttttttccaaaggctGTGTATGAAAGTAATATTGTTGATTATCACCAGAGTTATCAACTACTTCTCTTaatttgaaaagaaaacgaaaactataaaaaaaaaacaaaaaaaaatgatatttatattcactgtctcgacaactataataacatttaactatttatttatttatttttgtttcacgtATTTTCCTAGTCAATGAGGGAAGGATTAGATTTCAAATGATTTATAATTCACAAGATTATCTAATTAAACAATGAAAAATTTAATGTTTTAACTTTTGCTCTTGACCTTGACttacaaaataacaatgacaataataatgttgataataatgatgatgataatgataatgacaataataatgatggtgaggatgatgatattagtgataagaagaaaaagaagaagaagagtgatagTAAATTACAATAATTGGGGAAGtaagggggggggtcgagggagggggggagtgaggggagagggatgggtggaggggaatgagggaagggagaggggtgggtgggggagtgagaggaggggtggtggagtagtagggtgggggggggggtgatggagagaatCAGTTGGAGTAGAGTAAATATCGGGTGATGGAgaggtgagtgagggagtaaggggaagggtgagTGTCGGAGTgatggagatagggggggggggggtgatggaggggggatagggagtgatgcagatgggaggggggatagggagggatggagatgggagaggggggagggggagatggatgggAGATTGGGAGTGAAGAGTGAGTGACGGCGAGGTAagttgggggagatggagggggttaggggggaagtcggccagggggaggggggggaaggggaggaaaattaCTTAACTGTTGCGCTGGTTTCCCAAGGCGCCCGTGACGTCACAGATATTTCAAGGGCGAGCGGGAGGAAGGAAAAACTCGGGACTGTCTCTCCTccgtgtgttttgtttatttttgtgtttatctctcATTCCACTTCGTCCGCGTTTCTTTggctttcgtctttctctttttatctgtctgtctgttgtatgtcttgtctctgtctctgtttctggtaGTGTATGCctggttgtctctttctctctctctttctctctctctttctcactctctctctctctctctctctctctctctctctctctctctctctctctctctccctctctctctccctttctctctcactctccctttctccttctcccttccaacctctccttctccacctctccctctccccttctcccccttaccctctccctctccctccacccttccctctccccttcctcctcctcccttccccctctctccatctccttctcccctcccctctcccttctccaatctcctcctcctctcgcattATCGAGAGACCCAGGGATATCCGCGGTGAGTATTGCTCCCCATTGAAGACTCGATAGGACTTAGCCATTCATTGGAGACATGTGACTGCTCCACACTACGTATTTTGATTGATAGATCCGCCTCGCTATGTCGAGATTTACGAGTGATGCTTTCAATTTTCTCgggttttttaatttcattttccctcttttttttctctgtttttttttcatatttctttttctttcttttcttttttttctttttttttatataatgatggGCTCGTCATCTTTCATTCTTGAATATAACGAGGAACTAATGACTAAGAATCATATTGATATCTGTCATGAGATCAGACATGAGTTGTATTGATAtctgacaattttttttatggaaaacaAGACATTTTTGagatataaagttttttttttttttttttttttttttttttttttttttttttcattgaatagtaccgttcttcattttatttccatGTGCTGTGCATGACACTGTCTTGTGTGGTACAATTTGTTGTACCACACATAAATGCAAGGGAGggggaattattatcattataattatcatttattatcatatttattatcattaccattgtcgttATTCTCCTTACTAGTacaactttcattattgttatcattgccagtatcattacttttatcattaatattatcaaccctttcatcattattattattattattattattattattattattattattattattattatcattattatcattgttatttttgttgttactatctttgttattatcattattatcattattattttatggatattattattattattattattatcattagtattattacaattactattactattcttacttttattatattattattagtattagtattttattatcattattaatattgctattattatcattatctactttattattattatttatcattatcattattatcattattattattattattattattattattattatcattaatgttatcatcatcattattattataactatcttattattactgttattattatcattattattattacatttattattattattattattattattattatcattatcattattattatcatcattattatcattactattattatcattattgttgttgttgttattgttgttgttattatcattatcattatcactgttatcattattatcgtaattattattactattattatcattattattactattattacaatttttattattatcatcatcattattattattactgttattattattattattattattgttattattattactattcttgccattataattattattgtcagcagtaatagtagtatcatttgtattgtcattatcgcttttatttctgttattttcatcattattattaccatgcttagagtcattatcattattattatcatcatttatattatcatatacataattacatcattattattactttagtcataatcactattattatcactattgttataattattattattatcattgttatatactattgttgctgttgtaattaccactactattactactactgccagtactactactatcattagcattactgtcaCCTTCACCATGGCCatagaattaataacaataatttataaggataattattattctctcaataatcattaataaaatcaatgTCTGGGCAAATGCTTCATCATATTTTGTTATCATGAATTTCAAAACTTCCTTAACTGAAGTCATTATGTTATTACTAGAAGATATTCTtggtaaaagcttttttttttttttctttttttttaatgaaaaggcTTAAAAtgccattatcaccattgttatgcATTGCAGATCTTCGTTCATAATTCTCTTTTAAGTCGAAAGAACATAAATTGCTTTGTAGGTTTATCTTTCCGGAAATTTTTCATgaaatttatgtgtttatatgatcgatggatgaaaatgataagtgaGAGAAATGGTATTCTGATAAGGGAAACGCAGTGACATTGCAATACTCTTttgttataaatacacatatacacaaacattcacacacgcacacacacagatacacacacacacgcacacacacacacacacacacacacacacacacacatacatacacacacacacacacacacacacacacacacgtatatatgtttatctatctatctatctatatatatatataaatatgtatatatataacttcctccagatcagttataattattatcaaatttgATATCATCGTGGTCGTTTCAATTCATTAAGATCCAATTTAAAGAACTTCGAGCATGATGGAGGGTGAtgtcagggggagggagggaggtagagagagggaggggaacgtgggaggggaggggggagttaaggggggagggaggggacgtggGAGGGGAAacgaaggcgggggagggggaggggaggggagggaagggaagacagagggagggaagtgggtggggaagggagggagtgagaagggagggtaggaaaggcGAGGGAGGTTGAATAGATAATGTggaaggggaacaggaaggggggaggggaagagagagagagagagagagagagagagagagagagagagagagagagagagagagagagagagagagagagagaaagaaagaaagagagggagagagagagagagaaagacagacagacagacagtcaggcagacagacagatagagagagagaaggagggagcgaaaagagaaaagaggaagggagagagagaggagaataaatgTAGGAAAGGACCTTTTCGATTCTTGGAAGTGTCCGCCATTTCGTTAAAGTCTTAGAAATGTTTTTGTTCTTGTACTTGTTATAGTAGTATGGAACTCGATTTTTTTTGTAGGGAGGGGGACGCTTACGAGAAGAGCGGTCCAACTGTCATGAAATCTAAGCCCTGTCATGCACGTTTAGCTTTGTCCTTTATATGTCGTCTAAATATCTAATAACAGCgacaacaaacagagagagaaagataaggagataaactatgaaagagagaaaaatgtgtagAATTATGAATAAATcgacataaaatgtatatgtgtttatatatatatatatatatatatatatatatatatatatatatatatatataatgtctaaaaAACAGACAACAGGAAAACAAAATGCGAATAGTAATAAGtagaattattaatatattgAGGTTCAAGGTTTATATACATTGCTTTTCGTATTTTAAAAAAAGGGGCTTCTGAAATGCATGTTTAACACAGTATGATATATATCATCTGGATTTcctacaaatgaaaaacaaaaaacagcaataatgacaaaaacgcGAATAGAAACACGACTCAAGATGCGTAAAGTTATAAGTTAATCGATATAgaagtttatatatgcatgtttatatctaaatattcaacaacaaaaatgaaaacagaggGACAAAAAATACGAATATAAACACGACTCTATAACTTGCAGAATTAAAAGTAAATCGGCAgaatagttattatattttttttctctctcgtatttGCCGAACTGAAAGATGCTTCTAATTTGCACGTTTAGCCCTGTAACCCAGCCACCGGGGTTAGTCtcggtgccggtcccaagcccggataaatggggagggttggcggcaggaagggcatccggctgtaaaaacagcGCCAAACCTTATCCTGATGATCCTGATGCGGAGAAAAATCAAGTATTGCGACCAAGCTAGGGCGTTCCCCGCAGGCGACGCGGGGGGTGATCGCCGTGACCCTCCGAAAAGTGGACGACGGCTACCGTATACAGAGCGGATACGGCTAAAGAAGCAAGCTcaaagacggaagaggagagaggaacaaaggaCCACCAGGAAACTAAGGGTTGGCACACTGAACGTGGGCACTAtgactggaagaggaagagaagtcgtGGACatgatggaaaggagaaaaatcaaCATCCAGTGTGTACAAGAGACaaagtggaaaggggaaaaagccaGAGAAATGGGAAATGGGTACAAAATGTACTACGTAGGACATGAGGCAAAGAGAAATGGAGTCGGGATAGTGCTGGATCCAGAAATGAAGGAAGGTGTACTACAGGTACATAGAAAGTCGGACAGGGTTATGTGGGTGAAGATGGAACTTGTGAAGGAGGTCGTCAACATTGTATGTGCATACGCCCCACAGGTAGGGTGTGAtgcggaggaaaaggaaattttcTGGAAGAACATGGGAGAAGTCATGCTAGAGATCCCAGGGATGGAGAAAGTCTGGATAGGAGCGGACCTTAATGGTcatgtaggaggaggagtggatgggTATGGAAGCAACATCGGGAAGTTTGGATTTGGAACACGGAACGAAGAGGGGGACAAAATTCTGGAATTTGTGGCGGCAAACAATCTTGCGATCACAAACACCTACTTCCAGAAAAGCAACTCCAGAAGGATCACCTATACCAGTGGCGGTGTGAATTCCCAAGTGGACTACATCATCTGCAGAAGGAGTGAGCTAAAAAGGGTACAAGACTGCAAGGTACTGCCAGGAGAAGCCGTAGCAAAACAACACAAAGTAGTCACCTGCACAGCGACAGTCAAggcagagaaaacgaaaaagagagaaaggacaaggaagacaCAATGGTGGAAACTGAATGAGAGCGAGCAAAGAGAGAAGTTTGTGGAAAAGGCAATGGCGGCAATCAATGAACAACGAGAGAAATCATGGGAAGAAACCAGCAGAGTGTTAAAAGATACAGCGAAGGAGATTTTGGGGGTAACATCAGGGAAaccaggaagaaaggaggaaacgtGGTGGTGGTGCGACGAGGTACAAGAAGCAGTAAaagtgaaaaaggagatgaaaaagcaaAAAGACTTTAACAGGTGCGAGGAGACAATAGAAGCGTACAAAGCGGCAAACAAGGTAGGGTAGCGGTAGCAAGGGCAAAAGCAGAAGCATACAAAGATTTGTATGACAGCCTGACAGATGACAATGAAGGACAAAGGAAAGCGATCCGTATTGCAAAGCAGAAACATCGGGAATCGCAAGATGTGTATCAGGGCAAGCAGATGAAGGATGCGAACGGAGTAGTCTTGACAGATGAAAATGACatcaaggagagatggagaacataCTTCGAACAGCTGATGAACGTGGAAAATGACAGAATTGACAGAGTGATAGAAGCAAGACCCGAAGAGGTGATAGATGTGATAACAGCTGAGGTGGAAAGAGCattgaggaaaatgaagaagggcaAGGCAACAGGCCCGGATGACATCCCAGTGGAGGCATGGAAGGTCTTAGGAAGGACAGGTGTCATCATACTGCTGGAAATCTTCACCACGATAATGGAAACTGAGAAAATGCCTGACGAGTGGAGAGAGAGCACGCTAATACCTATCTTTAAGAATAAAGGAGACATCCAGGACTGCGGAAATTACAGAGGAATCAAACTGATGGCACACACGCTGAAAATGtgggagagagttatagagaagagattgagagagaaggtggaTATATCAGAGCAGCAGTTCGGCTTTATGCCAGGCCGGTCCACAACAGATGCGATATTTGCCCAGAGACAGCTgatggagaaatatagagaaggcCAGAAGGGGTTGCACAGCGTATTCATAGACTTAGAGAAAGCATATGACAGGGTGCCAAGAACAGAGGTGTGAAATTGTCTACGGCTAAAAGAAGTGCAAGAGAAATACATCTGGCTCATTCAGGATATGTACGAAGGCAGCAAGGCAAATGTAAAGTGCATGGTAGGAACTACGGAAAGTTTCCAGGTTAAAGTTGGACTCCATCAGGGATCTGCACTAAGTCCATTCCTCTTCGCCATCGTCATAGACGGTCTCACCGAAGCAGTTCAGAAGATTGCCCCATGGGACCTGATGTTCGCAGATGACGTTGCACTGAACGGGGAGATAAATGAGGATGTGGAAGAGAGGCTGGAGCAGTGGAGAAGAGCATTGGAAGATAGAGGGATGAAGGTGAGCAGGCATAAAACAGAGTACCTTTGTATGGGGGATCAAGATccagagagagcagtagaaatgCAGGGTTTGAAGCTGAACAGAGTCCAAGAGTTTAAGTACGTTGGTTCCACAGTGCAAAGCGACGGGGCATCAGACAAGGAGGTTGGTAAGAGGAATCAGGCGGGATGGAATGCTTGGAGAAAGATCACTGGGCTGCTATGCGACAGACGGGTCCCAGCAAAGCTGAAGGGCCGGATATTTAAGACAATGGTACGACCGGCGATGCTGTATGGGATGGAGGCAGTCGCGGTAacgaagggacaagagaggaagatggaagtagcTGAGATGAGGATGCTACGATTCTCACTGGGGAAGACCAGGCTAGACCGGGTACGAAACAGCACCATCAGAGAGACAATGGGGGTAGGCGAAATAGAGAAGAAGCTGAGGGAGTGCAGGTTGAGATGGCTAGGACATGtggtacggagagaggaggaatacgttggacggagagtgaggaggatgacggtaggatggagaaagaggggcatACCGAGACGGTGATGGGAGGATTGTGTTCGGGAGGATATGGCGGCAGCGGGAGTGacggaggaggatgcgaaggacagagcggcatggaggaaaaggatccgcaccggcgaccccagctgagctgggaataaagcctgaagaagaagaagaagaagaagagcccTGTATCAAATGTACCCTCAACTTCCTACAAAATAATAAACCAACATATAGAAAGCAATAAAAACACGACTCTATAACCTGTAGGTTTATAAATAAATCGTCAGAAAAGTtatcgcatgtatatatatatatatattttttttttcgtatttgccGAATAGGCCTCTAATTTGCACTATCGTCAACtttaaacaacaaaatgaaaaaatcataaaaaagtatatataaatatgaatcctacattatatataaaaaaaaatcgacagaaaagttattatatatatattttttttctctcgtctttgcCCAACTCAAAGAGGCTTCTAATTTGCACCGTCGTCAACTTCCAATGACAAAATGAataaatcgttaaaaaaaaaaaatatatatatataaatatataaacacgactcctgtataattatatatatataaaaaatcgacagaaaagttaatatatatatattttttttttatctcgtattTACCGAACTCAAAAAGGCTTTTCTGACCGCGTTGCGTTTGTTGACCAGCGAGCGTCGGTTCGAAGCCTTATTTACGAACAAATATTATCCAgattttatccctttctttcccccttttctgtcctcgcctttttcttctttaaggggagactctctctctctttctctcttgattgtCCTGGTGACGTTATTGGTCTTCGGTGTTTGTATATGAGggcaaaagagggggagagatatttGTAAAGTGGTGATTCGTGATTCGTGTTCACTAaaacattattaatgttttatttgattgactttttttctatttaactatatatgccttgatacatatccttatattcttatatgtagttattttaattttataaatttGAAATAACGCCAGACTCAAGAAGGAggaacagaacgagagagagagaaaaaaaaaaaattgtctcacaattattaatgttttatttgatttacttttttctatctaattatatgtGCCTTGATACATAAccttatattcttatatgtaattatttttatttaaaaaaattgaaATACGCCAGACtcaagaagaaggaacagaacgaaagagagaaagagagaaaaaaaaaaaaaaatagtctcacAGTTGGGCTTCGTTGATGATTAagtcaataataaaatgattagaaCCACGTTTATGATAGGTAATTGTATGTTCATAATATCTGCTGGTGTGGTGATCGGAGGGTAagaatctaaaaataaataagtgaaaagtACAGTTTAACCCCAGGCGAATTCACTGGGGTAGTGAGACTATACATACGAAAATATAATTATGTAGTGCATTTTGCTCGTTATTACATTTGTTTGCCTCTCATGTTGATTTATcctaatatatgcacatatataattctTGATAATTACTAACGAGCAGCAACGCCCGAAACGTTCATTAAAATTCTGTATAAAGAAATAATGCGTGGGTTGATTATAGGCAGCATGGTAATGGGTAAAACAATTGAAATAGCAGTC is part of the Penaeus chinensis breed Huanghai No. 1 chromosome 35, ASM1920278v2, whole genome shotgun sequence genome and harbors:
- the LOC125044099 gene encoding uncharacterized protein LOC125044099 is translated as MYEGSKANVKCMVGTTESFQVKVGLHQGSALSPFLFAIVIDGLTEAVQKIAPWDLMFADDVALNGEINEDVEERLEQWRRALEDRGMKVSRHKTEYLCMGDQDPERAVEMQGLKLNRVQEFKYVGSTVQSDGASDKEVGKRNQAGWNAWRKITGLLCDRRVPAKLKGRIFKTMVRPAMLYGMEAVAVTKGQERKMEVAEMRMLRFSLGKTRLDRVRNSTIRETMGVGEIEKKLRECRQTKGNLWYGLKLQKSDAEYGVDLGDTTCELKGGLALSS